In Sulfitobacter sp. OXR-159, one DNA window encodes the following:
- a CDS encoding ABC transporter permease, producing MDILDILLQASFWTAAIRIASPLIFAALGELICERAGVLNLGIEGIMVVGAFAGWLTVYLGGGLWFGVAVAMLSGMAFGLVHGVLTVPFGLSQHVVGLGITLLATSLTYYCYRLALPEVTSPPKIEAFQPLEIPILSDIPVIGPALFNQTPLTYLAFVLVVAVTLVLYRTPMGLALRAAGENPAAVEAQGLSVSAIRIGAVMVGSGFMAVGGAFLTMSAFNSFFFEMVNGRGWICIALVVFGSWKPGKTLLGAVLFAAFDALQIRVQQTPLGADIPYQIFLMAPYILSILALVVMSRRAQVPAALMVPFNKGER from the coding sequence ATGGATATTCTCGACATTCTCCTTCAGGCGAGTTTCTGGACCGCCGCGATCCGCATCGCCTCGCCGCTGATCTTTGCCGCTCTGGGCGAGCTCATATGCGAGCGGGCAGGGGTGTTGAACCTCGGCATCGAAGGCATCATGGTCGTCGGCGCTTTCGCCGGCTGGCTCACCGTCTATCTCGGCGGCGGGCTGTGGTTCGGCGTGGCGGTGGCGATGCTCTCGGGCATGGCCTTTGGCTTGGTGCATGGGGTGCTGACGGTGCCCTTTGGCCTCAGCCAGCATGTCGTCGGCCTTGGCATCACGCTGCTGGCGACCTCGCTGACCTACTACTGCTACCGTCTGGCGCTGCCCGAGGTCACCTCGCCGCCGAAGATCGAAGCCTTCCAACCGCTTGAAATCCCGATCCTCTCCGACATCCCCGTGATCGGCCCCGCGCTCTTTAACCAAACGCCGCTGACCTATCTCGCCTTTGTGCTGGTCGTCGCTGTGACGCTGGTCCTTTACCGCACGCCCATGGGCCTTGCCCTGCGCGCGGCGGGCGAAAACCCGGCGGCGGTCGAGGCGCAAGGGCTCAGCGTTTCCGCCATCCGCATCGGCGCGGTGATGGTCGGCAGCGGGTTCATGGCCGTGGGCGGGGCGTTCCTGACGATGAGCGCGTTCAACTCCTTCTTCTTCGAGATGGTCAACGGACGCGGGTGGATCTGCATCGCGCTGGTGGTCTTTGGCTCGTGGAAACCGGGCAAGACGCTGCTCGGCGCGGTACTGTTCGCGGCCTTCGACGCGTTGCAAATCCGCGTGCAGCAGACGCCGCTCGGGGCCGACATTCCCTACCAGATCTTCCTGATGGCGCCTTATATCCTGTCGATCCTCGCGCTGGTCGTGATGTCCCGCCGGGCACAGGTGCCAGCGGCCCTGATGGTGCCGTTCAACAAGGGGGAGCGCTGA
- a CDS encoding ABC transporter permease, with the protein MRLEPIANPTWTRSLGLPALALFATVVVASLLAMIAGAQPFSVLGLIVKGAFGSKFATLETLNRATPLIFTGLAVAVAFRAKLWNIGAEAQLYMGAVVTVVLGTGALAWPNFALLPTIALAAMLAGAVVLLVPTFLKTRFGVDEVVTTLLLNFVVLLWVSMLLEGSLKDPMGLGWPKSARLIAEARLPRIAEGLRLHWGFGLALISAFVVWVIQRRTTLGYEMRAVGLNPAAARFAGIPVNATLIKTALLSGGLAALAGFSEVAGLKGNLTLDISPGFGYTGIIVAMLALLNPLGVVVAALFVAGIFVGADSMSRAAGVPTYLADIMLALALLAMVLAIMLTKFRVRRD; encoded by the coding sequence ATGCGGCTTGAGCCCATCGCCAACCCCACATGGACCCGCTCGCTGGGCCTGCCTGCGCTGGCACTTTTCGCCACGGTCGTCGTGGCGTCTTTGCTGGCCATGATCGCAGGCGCGCAGCCGTTCTCGGTGCTGGGCTTGATCGTCAAAGGGGCCTTTGGCTCCAAATTCGCCACGCTGGAAACCCTCAACCGCGCCACGCCGCTGATCTTTACCGGTCTGGCTGTCGCGGTCGCCTTCCGCGCGAAGCTGTGGAATATCGGGGCCGAAGCGCAGCTTTACATGGGCGCGGTGGTCACTGTGGTACTGGGCACCGGTGCGCTGGCCTGGCCCAACTTTGCGCTGCTGCCGACCATTGCGCTGGCCGCGATGCTCGCGGGGGCCGTGGTGCTGTTGGTGCCGACCTTCCTCAAGACCCGCTTTGGCGTCGATGAAGTTGTCACCACGCTGCTGCTGAATTTCGTCGTGCTGCTCTGGGTCTCCATGCTGCTCGAAGGGTCATTGAAAGACCCGATGGGCCTCGGCTGGCCCAAGTCCGCGCGGCTGATCGCAGAGGCACGACTGCCGCGCATCGCCGAGGGGTTGCGGCTGCACTGGGGCTTCGGCCTCGCGCTGATCTCGGCCTTTGTCGTCTGGGTGATCCAGCGCCGTACCACGCTGGGTTACGAGATGCGCGCGGTGGGGCTGAACCCTGCGGCAGCGCGGTTCGCGGGCATTCCGGTCAACGCCACGCTCATCAAAACCGCACTGCTGTCGGGTGGCCTCGCGGCCCTCGCAGGGTTTTCCGAGGTGGCGGGGCTGAAGGGCAACCTCACCTTGGATATCTCGCCGGGCTTTGGCTACACGGGCATCATCGTCGCCATGCTGGCGCTGCTGAACCCGCTTGGCGTGGTGGTCGCCGCCCTCTTCGTCGCGGGCATCTTCGTCGGCGCCGACAGCATGAGCCGCGCGGCGGGCGTGCCGACCTACCTCGCCGACATCATGCTGGCGCTAGCGCTTCTGGCGATGGTGCTGGCGATCATGCTGACCAAATTCCGGGTGAGGCGCGACTGA
- a CDS encoding ABC transporter ATP-binding protein codes for MTDPRSEAQVVLRLDNITKRFGKLTANDAISFDLRQGEVIALLGENGAGKTTLMNILFGHYTPDEGHVEVFGQRLPAGNPRAALAAGVGMVHQHFTLADNMTVLENIVLGTRSIWRPGFGRAQARQRVVALMEDYGLRVDPDAQVGSLSVGERQRVEILKALYREARILILDEPTAVLTPQETDDLFATMRKAVALGLSVIFISHKLHEVMAISSRVVVLRHGKLVAEGKTAETDRAAMAQMMVGSEVAAPVVRRADPGAALVTLSGVSTPDIGSAPGLKNVDLELRAGQITGLAGVSGNGQTALADLIGGLIRPASGTFHVKGDAPRGWSPHAAISAGIARIPEDRHKTGTIADFDLTENAVLELYSRPGFSRHGWMNWRAARDFAAKIIKGYDVRCPGPETRIRLLSGGNMQKLILGRVLETAPSVVLANQPVRGLDIGALTYVHEQLLAARDRGAAVLLISEDLDEVTALSDVIHVISEGRLSPGFARGALTPAELGVWMAGDGFEETSHAA; via the coding sequence ATGACCGATCCAAGATCCGAGGCGCAGGTTGTCCTGCGCCTCGATAATATTACCAAACGATTTGGCAAACTCACCGCCAATGACGCGATCAGCTTTGATCTGCGGCAGGGCGAAGTCATTGCCCTGCTAGGCGAAAACGGCGCAGGCAAGACCACGCTGATGAATATCCTGTTTGGACATTACACCCCCGACGAAGGCCATGTTGAGGTTTTCGGCCAACGTCTGCCTGCGGGCAATCCGCGTGCCGCGCTGGCCGCGGGCGTCGGCATGGTGCACCAGCATTTCACGCTGGCCGACAATATGACCGTGCTGGAAAATATCGTGCTCGGCACCCGTTCGATCTGGCGCCCCGGTTTCGGCCGGGCGCAGGCGCGGCAGCGGGTTGTTGCGCTAATGGAAGACTACGGGCTGAGGGTGGACCCCGATGCACAGGTCGGCAGCCTCAGCGTGGGCGAGCGGCAGCGGGTCGAGATCCTCAAAGCCCTCTACCGCGAGGCGCGTATCCTGATTTTGGACGAACCCACCGCCGTTCTCACTCCGCAAGAAACCGACGACCTCTTCGCCACCATGCGCAAAGCCGTGGCGCTTGGCCTCTCGGTGATCTTCATCTCGCATAAACTGCATGAGGTCATGGCGATCTCATCGCGCGTCGTGGTGCTGCGCCATGGCAAGCTCGTGGCCGAAGGCAAGACAGCCGAGACTGACCGTGCAGCGATGGCGCAGATGATGGTCGGCTCAGAAGTCGCCGCCCCCGTCGTCCGCCGTGCCGATCCGGGTGCCGCGTTGGTCACGCTGTCAGGCGTCTCTACGCCCGATATCGGCTCTGCACCGGGGCTAAAGAACGTCGATCTTGAGTTGCGTGCGGGCCAGATCACTGGCCTTGCCGGGGTCTCCGGCAACGGCCAAACCGCGCTGGCCGACCTGATCGGCGGGTTGATCCGCCCCGCGTCGGGCACGTTTCACGTGAAAGGCGACGCCCCGCGCGGTTGGTCGCCCCATGCCGCCATCAGCGCAGGCATCGCCCGCATCCCCGAAGACCGCCACAAGACCGGCACCATCGCCGATTTCGACCTCACCGAAAACGCGGTGCTTGAACTCTACTCCCGCCCCGGTTTCTCCCGCCACGGCTGGATGAACTGGCGCGCCGCGCGCGACTTCGCGGCCAAGATCATCAAGGGATACGACGTGCGCTGCCCCGGTCCGGAAACCCGCATCCGGCTGCTCTCGGGCGGCAACATGCAAAAGCTGATCTTGGGGCGCGTGCTTGAGACCGCGCCTTCGGTGGTGCTGGCCAACCAGCCGGTGCGCGGCCTCGACATCGGGGCGCTGACCTACGTGCATGAACAACTGCTCGCCGCCCGCGACCGGGGGGCGGCGGTGCTGCTGATCTCCGAAGACCTTGACGAGGTCACGGCGCTGTCGGACGTGATCCACGTGATCTCCGAAGGCCGTCTCTCGCCCGGCTTCGCCCGCGGCGCGCTCACCCCCGCCGAACTGGGCGTCTGGATGGCGGGCGATGGATTCGAGGAGACCTCCCATGCGGCTTGA
- a CDS encoding BMP family protein, with the protein MTQRNLTRRFLLGTAAMLAGASLLPQGALAAEPLKVAGVYTVPVEQQWVSRIHKAAEAAQARGDIEYTFTENVSNTDYARVLREYAEAGNQLIVGEVFGAEAEAREVAADYPEVAFLMGSSFKQDEALPNFAVFDNYIQDAAYLSGIIAGAMTESGNIGMVGGFPIPEVNRLMHAFMAGAAEMNPDIKFQVSFIGSWFDPPKAKETAFAMVEQGADVLYAERFGVSDAAQEKGILAIGNVIDTQAEYPETVVASALWHFEPTLDAAIAAVKAGEFMADDYGRYSFMSEGGSSLAPLGTFEDKVPQEALDLVKEREQAIKDGSFTVDINDEEPKSS; encoded by the coding sequence ATGACACAACGCAATCTCACACGCCGCTTCCTATTGGGCACGGCGGCCATGCTGGCCGGGGCCAGCCTTTTGCCACAGGGCGCGCTGGCTGCCGAGCCGCTTAAAGTCGCTGGCGTCTATACCGTGCCGGTCGAACAGCAATGGGTCAGCCGCATCCACAAAGCGGCCGAAGCCGCACAGGCGCGCGGCGACATCGAATATACCTTCACTGAAAACGTCTCCAACACCGACTACGCCCGCGTGCTGCGCGAATATGCCGAGGCCGGGAACCAGTTGATCGTCGGCGAAGTCTTTGGTGCCGAAGCCGAAGCGCGCGAAGTTGCTGCCGATTACCCCGAGGTCGCTTTCCTCATGGGCTCCAGCTTCAAGCAAGACGAGGCGCTGCCCAATTTCGCGGTCTTCGACAACTACATTCAGGACGCGGCCTATCTGTCGGGCATCATCGCCGGTGCCATGACCGAGAGCGGCAACATCGGCATGGTCGGTGGTTTCCCCATCCCTGAGGTCAACCGCCTGATGCATGCCTTCATGGCGGGTGCTGCGGAAATGAACCCCGATATCAAATTCCAGGTCAGCTTCATCGGCTCTTGGTTCGATCCGCCCAAGGCCAAGGAAACCGCCTTTGCCATGGTCGAGCAGGGGGCCGACGTGCTCTATGCCGAACGTTTCGGCGTGTCGGACGCGGCGCAGGAAAAAGGCATTCTGGCCATCGGCAATGTGATCGACACGCAAGCCGAGTACCCCGAAACCGTCGTCGCCTCCGCCCTGTGGCATTTCGAGCCAACTCTTGATGCCGCCATTGCCGCCGTCAAAGCAGGCGAGTTCATGGCCGACGACTATGGCCGCTATTCCTTCATGTCCGAGGGCGGGTCTTCACTGGCTCCGCTTGGCACCTTCGAGGACAAAGTCCCGCAAGAGGCGCTTGATCTAGTCAAGGAACGCGAGCAGGCGATCAAGGACGGCTCCTTCACCGTCGACATCAACGACGAAGAACCGAAGTCCTCTTAA
- a CDS encoding aspartate aminotransferase family protein gives MSHVLHRNLRATQPVIVRGEGNFLIDDKGKRYLDACGGAAVSSLGHDNAAVRAAVAAQMDQLAFAHTGLFTNTPAEALADHLIARAPEGTGEGRVMYLGSGSEAMEAALKLARQYHLERGDKARAKIIARKPSYHGNTLGALAVGGHAGRRAPFAPMLMDVEHIDAAYAYRLQREGESETDFAQRLADQLETRIVELGPETVAAFVAEPVVGASLGSQPAPAGYFKRVREICDRHGVLLIADEVMCGMGRTGSLFALEQEGICADITTMAKGLGAGYQPIAAVMARESVIDAIMAGSGNLWNGHTYMSHAVATAGALAVLQEVESRDLLSAVRARGRQLETALRERFGQHAHVGDIRGRGLFWSIELVAERDSKTPFDVSRNLAGKIQRAAMEAGMICYPSQGCADGTVGDHVLLAPAFTSPPEEIEMTVEMLGTAVDQVIAEG, from the coding sequence ATGAGCCATGTATTGCACCGTAACCTGCGCGCCACGCAACCTGTGATCGTGCGCGGAGAGGGAAATTTCCTTATTGATGACAAGGGGAAACGCTATCTGGATGCCTGCGGCGGCGCTGCGGTGTCGAGCCTTGGACATGACAATGCCGCCGTGCGCGCCGCTGTCGCCGCGCAGATGGACCAGCTCGCCTTTGCGCATACCGGCCTCTTCACCAATACCCCGGCAGAGGCTTTGGCCGACCATTTGATTGCCCGCGCACCTGAGGGCACCGGCGAAGGGCGGGTGATGTATCTGGGCAGCGGGTCCGAGGCGATGGAAGCGGCGCTGAAGCTCGCGCGGCAGTATCATCTGGAGCGGGGCGACAAAGCGCGGGCGAAGATCATCGCGCGCAAGCCCAGCTATCACGGCAACACGCTCGGCGCGCTGGCGGTGGGCGGCCATGCCGGACGCCGCGCGCCCTTTGCGCCGATGCTGATGGATGTCGAACATATCGACGCGGCCTATGCCTACCGCCTGCAACGCGAGGGCGAGAGCGAGACGGATTTCGCGCAACGCTTGGCGGATCAGTTGGAGACGCGGATCGTTGAACTGGGGCCGGAGACAGTCGCCGCCTTTGTGGCTGAGCCGGTGGTGGGCGCATCGCTCGGCTCACAACCCGCGCCTGCGGGGTATTTCAAGCGGGTGCGTGAGATTTGTGACCGCCACGGCGTGCTGCTCATCGCCGACGAAGTGATGTGCGGCATGGGGCGGACGGGAAGCCTTTTCGCGTTGGAGCAGGAAGGTATCTGTGCCGACATCACCACCATGGCCAAAGGCCTCGGCGCGGGCTACCAGCCCATCGCGGCGGTGATGGCCCGCGAAAGCGTGATCGACGCGATCATGGCGGGCAGCGGCAATCTGTGGAACGGGCATACCTATATGTCGCACGCCGTGGCGACGGCGGGGGCGCTGGCGGTGCTGCAAGAGGTCGAGAGCCGCGATTTGCTGAGCGCGGTGCGCGCGCGGGGGCGGCAGTTGGAAACGGCGCTGCGCGAGCGGTTCGGCCAGCATGCCCATGTCGGTGACATTCGCGGGCGCGGGTTGTTTTGGTCCATCGAACTGGTGGCCGAGCGTGACAGCAAGACGCCCTTCGACGTCAGCCGCAACCTTGCGGGCAAGATTCAACGCGCGGCGATGGAGGCGGGGATGATCTGCTATCCGTCGCAGGGCTGTGCTGATGGTACTGTGGGAGATCATGTGTTGCTGGCCCCGGCCTTCACCTCGCCGCCCGAGGAGATCGAGATGACCGTCGAAATGCTCGGCACGGCAGTGGATCAGGTGATCGCGGAGGGCTGA
- a CDS encoding TonB family protein, with amino-acid sequence MIPRSGLAKTLSIGVAASLVVGVSQLAQIDDSAKIAGGGAPAAAQLGTRFEDMAVGTLEAEPVEEITPTPEPEPLETAEALPPTPAPTVTPTPAAEPVQAVKAEPMPAAPPPTTAAQTPVLPALTPVETPPETASATPTITAAAPVPPVETLTAEAEDDAPRLSQRPQRRDPERAAEAAKKAKPKPQPKPKPKQTTRGNAKRDNTKGAQTAARAGNAAQSGTRQRAAAPAGNAAASNYPGQVMSRIARVGKPRVRSRGTAVIAFSIGGGGQLAGARVARSSGSAALDQAALGIIRQAAPFPRPPAGAQRNFSIQIKGR; translated from the coding sequence ATGATCCCCCGTTCTGGTCTCGCTAAAACACTTTCCATCGGCGTCGCGGCCAGCCTTGTCGTGGGCGTGTCGCAACTGGCGCAAATTGACGACAGCGCCAAGATCGCGGGCGGCGGAGCGCCTGCCGCGGCCCAGCTTGGCACCCGGTTTGAGGATATGGCCGTCGGCACTCTAGAGGCAGAACCGGTGGAAGAGATCACGCCGACCCCCGAGCCCGAACCCTTGGAGACCGCCGAGGCGCTGCCGCCGACCCCCGCGCCAACGGTTACGCCCACGCCCGCCGCCGAGCCCGTGCAAGCGGTGAAGGCAGAGCCCATGCCCGCGGCCCCACCTCCCACCACTGCGGCGCAGACACCCGTCTTGCCCGCCCTGACTCCGGTCGAAACCCCGCCCGAGACCGCCAGCGCCACGCCGACCATCACAGCCGCGGCCCCGGTGCCGCCGGTCGAGACCCTCACCGCCGAGGCCGAGGATGATGCGCCGCGCCTGTCGCAGCGCCCGCAGCGCCGCGACCCCGAACGCGCCGCCGAGGCCGCCAAGAAGGCCAAGCCCAAGCCGCAGCCGAAACCCAAGCCCAAGCAGACCACGCGCGGCAATGCGAAGCGCGACAACACCAAGGGCGCGCAGACCGCCGCCCGTGCGGGCAACGCCGCGCAGTCCGGCACCCGTCAGCGGGCCGCAGCACCTGCGGGCAATGCGGCGGCCAGTAACTATCCCGGCCAAGTGATGAGCCGCATCGCCCGCGTCGGCAAACCGCGTGTTCGCTCACGCGGGACCGCCGTGATCGCCTTTTCCATTGGCGGGGGCGGGCAGTTGGCAGGCGCACGGGTGGCGCGCAGTTCCGGGTCGGCGGCGCTGGATCAAGCGGCGCTTGGCATCATCCGGCAGGCCGCACCCTTCCCGCGCCCGCCCGCCGGGGCGCAACGCAATTTCTCGATCCAGATCAAAGGTCGGTAA
- a CDS encoding biopolymer transporter ExbD — MRPIAKAKPQREPTIALINIVFLMLVFFMVAGTLSQPLDSDLNLVETHELEGRAPPNALVVHADGRMTFAGQDRASVAEFIDALPEEERDTVRLLPDRALPARRLVELTRELRGAGAERVMLVTERALQ, encoded by the coding sequence ATGCGTCCTATCGCCAAGGCTAAACCGCAACGCGAACCGACCATCGCGCTGATCAACATCGTCTTTCTGATGCTGGTCTTCTTTATGGTCGCAGGCACCCTGTCGCAGCCGCTGGATTCCGATCTCAACCTCGTCGAAACCCACGAGCTTGAGGGCCGCGCCCCGCCCAACGCGCTGGTGGTCCATGCCGATGGCCGCATGACATTCGCAGGCCAAGACCGCGCCAGCGTGGCTGAATTCATCGACGCGCTCCCCGAAGAAGAGCGCGACACCGTGCGGCTGCTGCCTGACCGCGCGCTGCCCGCCCGCCGCCTTGTGGAGCTGACCCGCGAGCTGCGCGGGGCCGGGGCAGAGCGCGTCATGCTTGTCACCGAAAGGGCGCTGCAATGA
- a CDS encoding biopolymer transporter ExbD, with protein sequence MARPRRRRNRLSMTSLIDVIFLLLLFFMLTSTFSKFAEIELAAATSGAGAETGAKPYFLQLTTEGLRLNGDALALDALTASPLAEAEKGTPLLVSLGAEVEAQALADLLIALRALPGLSVSVLEG encoded by the coding sequence ATGGCTAGGCCACGCCGGCGGCGCAACCGCCTCTCCATGACCTCTCTGATCGATGTGATCTTTCTGCTGTTGTTGTTCTTCATGCTAACCTCGACCTTCTCAAAATTTGCCGAGATCGAATTGGCCGCAGCGACATCCGGGGCAGGGGCCGAGACGGGGGCGAAACCCTATTTCCTGCAACTGACCACCGAGGGGCTGCGCCTCAACGGCGATGCGCTGGCGCTCGACGCGCTGACCGCCAGCCCCTTGGCCGAGGCCGAGAAGGGCACGCCGCTTCTGGTCTCGCTCGGGGCCGAGGTCGAGGCGCAGGCGCTGGCCGATCTGCTCATCGCGCTGCGCGCCCTGCCGGGGCTCAGCGTCTCGGTTCTGGAGGGCTGA
- a CDS encoding MotA/TolQ/ExbB proton channel family protein: MNQLDELLTPLRGIAETGGPVVVILMAVAVLTLAVALYKTWQFRAAAVGRHRALSEAVNAWERGDAAAARSALGRSKSYLAPVIELAMSAPDAGASRLQAEAELRFAKLERGFRLLDSVAQLAPLLGLFGTVLGMIEAFRALQDAGSQVDPSILAGGIWVALLTTAVGLVVAMPTALVLSWLEQRMETERVIADKAILTVLHPGQNAAPAATPAATQFAAAAPRPAHG; encoded by the coding sequence ATGAACCAACTGGATGAACTGCTGACCCCTCTGCGGGGCATTGCCGAAACCGGTGGCCCGGTTGTGGTAATCCTCATGGCCGTGGCGGTGCTGACCCTCGCCGTGGCACTTTATAAAACATGGCAGTTCCGCGCCGCCGCCGTGGGCCGTCACCGGGCGCTTTCAGAAGCGGTAAATGCTTGGGAGCGCGGCGATGCCGCCGCTGCACGCTCAGCGCTGGGCCGGTCGAAAAGCTACCTCGCCCCGGTGATCGAACTGGCCATGTCTGCGCCCGACGCGGGCGCTTCGCGCTTGCAGGCCGAGGCCGAGTTGCGCTTTGCCAAGCTGGAGCGTGGCTTTCGTCTGCTCGATTCCGTGGCGCAGCTTGCCCCGCTCTTGGGCCTCTTTGGCACGGTTCTGGGCATGATCGAAGCCTTCCGCGCCTTGCAAGACGCAGGGTCGCAGGTGGATCCTTCGATCCTCGCGGGGGGCATCTGGGTGGCGCTTCTGACCACTGCGGTGGGCCTCGTCGTTGCCATGCCGACCGCGCTGGTGCTCAGCTGGCTGGAGCAGCGGATGGAGACCGAGCGCGTCATCGCCGACAAGGCGATCCTCACCGTGCTGCACCCCGGCCAAAACGCGGCCCCCGCCGCCACACCTGCCGCGACCCAATTTGCCGCCGCCGCGCCCCGGCCAGCCCATGGCTAG
- a CDS encoding beta-lactamase hydrolase domain-containing protein, whose protein sequence is MTDNSQKIATIDPTHNVALFTPDAKALEQAASAGMKTVVNFRASDEKGGLSPDEERLVAEKLGLNYLHHPVTPDTLGPDTVDEFRKSLDDLPQPVFLHCASGKRAGAMTLMALAADKGWDGDTALQEGKSRGIDLTEEKIGQLVKSYADSKA, encoded by the coding sequence ATGACCGACAACAGCCAGAAGATCGCGACCATTGATCCCACGCATAATGTGGCCCTATTCACGCCGGACGCCAAAGCGCTGGAACAGGCGGCCTCTGCCGGAATGAAAACGGTGGTGAACTTCCGTGCTTCGGATGAGAAAGGCGGCCTTTCCCCGGATGAAGAACGTTTGGTCGCAGAGAAGCTGGGGCTGAACTACCTGCACCATCCGGTCACGCCCGATACGCTTGGCCCCGATACGGTGGACGAATTCCGCAAGTCATTGGATGACCTGCCGCAGCCCGTGTTCTTGCATTGCGCCTCGGGCAAACGGGCCGGGGCGATGACGCTGATGGCCCTTGCGGCAGACAAGGGATGGGACGGTGACACGGCCCTGCAAGAAGGCAAATCACGCGGTATTGACCTGACCGAAGAGAAGATCGGCCAGTTGGTCAAATCCTACGCGGATAGCAAAGCATGA
- a CDS encoding ArsR/SmtB family transcription factor, with translation MKNSDDFLDGDIAGAAALMTMLASEARLQILCRLLGGERSVGDLAQACGLSQSTMSQQLKKLKESGLVDSRRAGQTIFYRVKGQEAVAVLETLHGLYCAQK, from the coding sequence ATGAAAAACTCGGACGATTTCTTGGACGGTGACATTGCCGGAGCGGCTGCCCTGATGACGATGCTCGCATCAGAGGCGCGGCTGCAGATCCTGTGCCGACTGCTGGGCGGAGAGCGTTCGGTTGGGGATTTGGCGCAGGCCTGCGGGTTGTCGCAATCCACCATGTCGCAGCAGCTCAAAAAGCTGAAAGAATCGGGGTTGGTCGATAGTCGCCGCGCGGGGCAGACGATCTTTTACCGGGTCAAAGGGCAGGAGGCCGTGGCCGTTCTGGAAACGCTGCACGGCCTCTACTGCGCGCAAAAATAA
- a CDS encoding YeeE/YedE family protein — protein sequence METEFTPWLSLGGGALIGASAVLLMATNGRIAGISGLTSRLFARSSDGEARGVSFFFVLGLLLAAPLWLIVSGGWPQQWVPSNPLLMALAGLLVGFGATYGNGCTSGHGVCGISRGSARSIVATVTFMATAFVTVFVMRHVLGA from the coding sequence ATGGAAACCGAATTCACACCTTGGCTGTCGCTGGGCGGCGGCGCATTGATCGGGGCCTCGGCGGTGCTGCTGATGGCGACGAACGGGCGCATCGCGGGCATCAGCGGGCTGACCTCACGGCTATTTGCGCGCAGCAGTGACGGCGAAGCGCGGGGCGTTTCGTTCTTTTTCGTGCTGGGGCTTTTGCTGGCAGCACCGCTTTGGTTGATTGTCTCGGGCGGCTGGCCGCAGCAGTGGGTGCCGTCGAACCCGCTTTTGATGGCTCTGGCCGGGCTGCTGGTCGGCTTTGGCGCGACCTATGGCAATGGGTGTACCTCGGGCCATGGGGTCTGCGGCATCAGCCGTGGCTCGGCGCGGTCGATCGTGGCAACGGTGACCTTCATGGCAACGGCTTTCGTGACCGTGTTTGTCATGCGGCATGTGTTAGGGGCGTGA
- a CDS encoding YeeE/YedE family protein — MKQIFALLSGLVFGIGLIVSGMADPAKVLNFLDVFGTWDPSLAFVMGGAIAVTAPGFAWLFRSRQTPYFDSTFRVPTRNDLEPKLLTGAAIFGVGWGLGGFCPGPALTALPLAASGTLIFVPFMLGGMWIARHTPDLMTKTKKGPA, encoded by the coding sequence ATGAAACAGATATTCGCCCTCCTCTCCGGCCTCGTCTTTGGCATCGGCCTTATCGTCTCTGGCATGGCGGACCCTGCCAAGGTGCTGAACTTTCTTGATGTCTTTGGCACGTGGGATCCCAGCCTCGCCTTTGTCATGGGCGGTGCCATCGCCGTGACCGCACCGGGCTTTGCATGGCTGTTCCGCAGCCGTCAGACCCCCTATTTCGACAGCACATTCCGCGTCCCCACCCGCAACGATCTTGAGCCCAAACTGCTGACCGGTGCTGCGATCTTTGGCGTGGGCTGGGGCTTGGGCGGCTTCTGCCCCGGCCCTGCGCTGACCGCCTTGCCCTTGGCGGCCAGCGGCACGTTGATCTTTGTGCCCTTCATGCTGGGCGGCATGTGGATCGCCCGCCACACCCCTGATTTGATGACCAAAACCAAGAAAGGACCTGCCTGA